In one window of Nitrospiria bacterium DNA:
- a CDS encoding sensor histidine kinase, with protein MGVVTNVIILGAGQGGTSLIEIFRNDPLVKIIGIAEVNSKAPGLKLARQLKIPITSDYRKLLKSKRVDLLIDVTGDLEVERVLLELRRPGVAVIGGPSAKFMWQLIEERIRSKEAIERHLSEYQALYRLYVKEVSLAVLEERAQIAWEIHDGLVQTLVGLTFKMDHCQELLETDPTQSKKQLEEGRRHLRGAIQEARQVIFNLKPLSFDHMELLPALKNYLRSYEHQYKIKTSLQTLGSEKKIFPKSKIVIFRIIQEALSNIQKHSKAKQVKISLKVDRKVLRVAISDDGVGFDPHRVAEDPEKWNSFGLKGITERAKLLGGTSQVESSLGEGTRILVQIPLDDRRSKLFEEN; from the coding sequence ATGGGTGTTGTAACCAATGTAATCATATTGGGGGCGGGGCAAGGGGGAACCTCCTTAATTGAAATCTTCCGTAATGACCCTTTGGTAAAGATTATCGGTATTGCGGAGGTCAATTCAAAGGCCCCCGGGTTAAAACTTGCCCGCCAACTGAAAATTCCCATCACTTCCGATTACCGGAAGCTATTAAAGTCCAAACGTGTTGATTTATTAATTGATGTAACCGGAGACCTTGAGGTGGAACGGGTTTTATTGGAATTAAGGCGTCCGGGGGTTGCCGTGATAGGGGGTCCAAGCGCCAAATTCATGTGGCAACTGATTGAAGAAAGAATTCGCAGTAAAGAAGCCATTGAGCGGCATCTTTCCGAATATCAAGCACTCTATCGGCTCTATGTGAAAGAGGTGAGCCTTGCCGTGTTGGAGGAGCGGGCCCAGATTGCCTGGGAAATTCATGATGGGTTGGTTCAGACTTTGGTGGGATTAACCTTTAAGATGGACCATTGCCAGGAGCTTTTGGAAACGGATCCGACCCAAAGCAAGAAACAGCTGGAAGAGGGACGAAGGCACTTAAGAGGGGCCATTCAGGAAGCACGGCAGGTCATTTTTAATTTAAAGCCCTTATCCTTTGACCACATGGAATTGCTTCCTGCATTGAAAAATTACCTTCGATCCTATGAGCACCAATATAAAATAAAAACCTCTCTTCAAACGCTCGGAAGTGAAAAGAAGATTTTTCCCAAATCAAAAATTGTTATTTTTCGTATCATTCAAGAGGCACTGTCTAACATTCAAAAACATTCAAAAGCAAAACAGGTGAAAATCAGCCTTAAAGTGGACCGGAAAGTACTTCGCGTTGCTATTTCCGATGATGGTGTTGGGTTTGACCCCCATCGGGTAGCGGAGGATCCGGAGAAATGGAATTCCTTTGGATTAAAAGGGATTACGGAGCGGGCAAAGCTTTTAGGGGGAACCTCCCAAGTTGAGAGTTCCTTGGGTGAAGGGACCCGCATTTTGGTTCAGATTCCGTTGGATGATAGGAGGTCTAAGCTCTT